A single Alosa sapidissima isolate fAloSap1 chromosome 17, fAloSap1.pri, whole genome shotgun sequence DNA region contains:
- the LOC121688910 gene encoding uncharacterized protein LOC121688910 isoform X2 has product MESLGNGSLTPSELQCLPEKYVGRRSVEVTKVVQELYGPPDESREWSSDVLTTGRSPGCTKHTECVLNNISLDSKYGLEDSVHQLTEEITFPECIEPDTTMETKMCEPHKETKQPRHAGGSRESTLQITTLGDKASRGSLSKNKADGYEAAFLRNKIRGVGKMSGSSAISSPTESLEDLLYRKTKRVFDYSVKDIRGQRSAQCIPLEYVRMPPMIQSSSGAPSVTYSKRTEHTLMQSRVVRRKEDNQHSLQVKVNKAWMEPEKSSYNSRVTTQRADTASGPQPVRTSSDIIRKEKKGVYYTELSRQVQERSQLMERERRKNADAERVHNETMQFGIWGKLGGGAPNPTTVRRTKFSSTGLRSQDQVPYQGFAGIPFHLRF; this is encoded by the exons ATGGAGTCCCTAGGAAATGGATCATTGACTCCATCTGAACTGCAGTGCCTACCTgaaaaatatgtg GGCAGGCGGAGTGTGGAGGTCACAAAGGTGGTGCAGGAATTATATGGTCCCCCAGATGAGAGCAGAGAATGGAGCAGTGACGTGCTCACCACTGGCCGCAGTCCTGGATGcaccaaacacactgaatgtgtCCTGAACAA TATATCTCTAGACAGTAAATATGGCTTGGAGGATTCAGTACACCAACTCACAGAAG AGATTACATTTCCTGAGTGTATTGAGCCGGACACCACCATGGAAACAAAG ATGTGTGAGCCACACAAGGAAACCAAGCAACCAAGACATGCTGGAG GATCAAGGGAGTCGACGCTGCAGATTACGACGTTGGGAGATAAAGCCAGTAGAGGG tcTCTCTCCAAAAACAAGGCAGATGGTTATGAGGCAGCGTTTCTTCGCAATAAGA TAAGGGGAGTTGGAAAGATGTCAGGTTCCTCTGCAATAAGCTCACCTACGGAAAGCCTGGAGGACCTACTATACCGCAAAACGAaacgtgtttttgattactcAGTGAAAGACATAAGAGGGCAACGGTCAG CTCAATGTATTCCACTGGAATACGTGAGAATGCCCCCTATGATCCAAAGTAGTTCAGGAGCTCCCTCTGTCACATACTCCAAG AGAACTGAACATACTCTAATGCAGTCAAGAGTGGTCAGGAGAAAGGaag ACAACCAGCATTCACTGCAGGTTAAAGTCAACAAAGCATGGATGGAGCCAGAGAAGAGTAGTTATAATTCAAGAGTTACCACACAG AGAGCAGACACTGCCAGTGGTCCACAGCCTGTCAGGACGAGTTCAGATATAATCAGAAAG GAAAAGAAAGGTGTTTACTACACTGAGCTGAGCCGACAGGTGCAGGAGAGAAGCCagctgatggagagagagagaaggaagaacgCAGATGCTGAGCGAGTG CACAATGAGACCATGCAGTTTGGGATATGGGGCAAGCTAGGCGGTGGAGCCCCCAACCCCACCACTGTGAGAAGGACCAAGTTCAGTTCCACAGGGCTCAGGTCCCAGGACCAG GTTCCCTACCAAGGCTTTGCTGGCATTCCATTCCATCTGCGATTCTAA
- the LOC121688910 gene encoding uncharacterized protein LOC121688910 isoform X1: MTSGDDDIIMIWNGFPLLAVSARLVIRLQIAPPEVRTLNACGATMESLGNGSLTPSELQCLPEKYVGRRSVEVTKVVQELYGPPDESREWSSDVLTTGRSPGCTKHTECVLNNISLDSKYGLEDSVHQLTEEITFPECIEPDTTMETKMCEPHKETKQPRHAGGSRESTLQITTLGDKASRGSLSKNKADGYEAAFLRNKIRGVGKMSGSSAISSPTESLEDLLYRKTKRVFDYSVKDIRGQRSAQCIPLEYVRMPPMIQSSSGAPSVTYSKRTEHTLMQSRVVRRKEDNQHSLQVKVNKAWMEPEKSSYNSRVTTQRADTASGPQPVRTSSDIIRKEKKGVYYTELSRQVQERSQLMERERRKNADAERVHNETMQFGIWGKLGGGAPNPTTVRRTKFSSTGLRSQDQVPYQGFAGIPFHLRF, from the exons ATGACGTCCGGCGACGATGACATCATAATGATTTGGAATGGATTTCCACTTCTTGCCGTCTCTGCCCGACTGGTGATTCGGCTTCAGATTGCGCCTCCTGAGGTGAG AACTCTAAACGCTTGTGGAGCCACAATGGAGTCCCTAGGAAATGGATCATTGACTCCATCTGAACTGCAGTGCCTACCTgaaaaatatgtg GGCAGGCGGAGTGTGGAGGTCACAAAGGTGGTGCAGGAATTATATGGTCCCCCAGATGAGAGCAGAGAATGGAGCAGTGACGTGCTCACCACTGGCCGCAGTCCTGGATGcaccaaacacactgaatgtgtCCTGAACAA TATATCTCTAGACAGTAAATATGGCTTGGAGGATTCAGTACACCAACTCACAGAAG AGATTACATTTCCTGAGTGTATTGAGCCGGACACCACCATGGAAACAAAG ATGTGTGAGCCACACAAGGAAACCAAGCAACCAAGACATGCTGGAG GATCAAGGGAGTCGACGCTGCAGATTACGACGTTGGGAGATAAAGCCAGTAGAGGG tcTCTCTCCAAAAACAAGGCAGATGGTTATGAGGCAGCGTTTCTTCGCAATAAGA TAAGGGGAGTTGGAAAGATGTCAGGTTCCTCTGCAATAAGCTCACCTACGGAAAGCCTGGAGGACCTACTATACCGCAAAACGAaacgtgtttttgattactcAGTGAAAGACATAAGAGGGCAACGGTCAG CTCAATGTATTCCACTGGAATACGTGAGAATGCCCCCTATGATCCAAAGTAGTTCAGGAGCTCCCTCTGTCACATACTCCAAG AGAACTGAACATACTCTAATGCAGTCAAGAGTGGTCAGGAGAAAGGaag ACAACCAGCATTCACTGCAGGTTAAAGTCAACAAAGCATGGATGGAGCCAGAGAAGAGTAGTTATAATTCAAGAGTTACCACACAG AGAGCAGACACTGCCAGTGGTCCACAGCCTGTCAGGACGAGTTCAGATATAATCAGAAAG GAAAAGAAAGGTGTTTACTACACTGAGCTGAGCCGACAGGTGCAGGAGAGAAGCCagctgatggagagagagagaaggaagaacgCAGATGCTGAGCGAGTG CACAATGAGACCATGCAGTTTGGGATATGGGGCAAGCTAGGCGGTGGAGCCCCCAACCCCACCACTGTGAGAAGGACCAAGTTCAGTTCCACAGGGCTCAGGTCCCAGGACCAG GTTCCCTACCAAGGCTTTGCTGGCATTCCATTCCATCTGCGATTCTAA